The Thermocrinis ruber genomic sequence CAGTGTAGCCAAAGGACAAAAAAGACAAGTCCGAACATCTTTATTAAAAACCAAAGGTAAGGAGACAAGGGTCCAAAGATGTGGGGACCAGACCAACCACCCAAAAAGAGCACCACCGCAATGGCAGACAATGCCATCACGTTCAAATACCACTCCGCCAATGGGAAAACGCCAAAGCGCATACCACCGTATTCCACATGGTAGCCCGTCACCAGCTCCGCTTCCGCCTCTTGGATATCAAAGGGAACCCTGCCCGACTCTGCCAACATACAGAAAAGATACAACACAAAGGCAACGGGCTGATAGACTATAAACCACACGCCCCTTTCTATTTGGGCTTGAACTATGCCCGTGGTACTCATTGTGCCCGCCACCAGGATCACCCCAAGCACAGAAAAGCCAAGGACTACCTCATAGCCTATGATCACCGCCGCCTTTCTCAAAGAGCCTATAAAGGCATACTTGGAGTTGGAAGCCCACCCGGAGAATATGGTGCCATAAACCAACAGAGAACCAAAGGCAAAAACAAGAAGCACTGCAATGTTCACATCAGCCACTATGGGCTTGACCTCTACCCCAAAGAGTTTAAAGCTTGGACCAAAGGGAATAACCGCAAAGAGCATAAGGGCTGGCACTAATGCCAAGATTACCGCTAGATAATAAACTACCCTGTCCGCACCGGCGGGAACTATGGATTCCTTGGTTAAAAGTTTTAATCCATCTGCCAAAGGTTGAAGAAGACCAAAGGGACCTACCAGCTTGGGACCGAGCCTTGCCTGTATGTGTCCTGCCAACTTCCTTTCAAACCAAGTCAAATAGGCTCCCACTCCTAAAAAAACACCCAGCACCACAAGGACTTTTATTACTGTGATGAGCAAGCTAACCCAGAACTCCGTCATTTTGTCCCTCCTACCTGTCCGTTTCTCCCACCACTGGGTCTAAGCTTCCCAAGAGGGCTATAGCATCTGCAATAGTCCTGCCCTCAATGAGCTTGGGAAAGATGGAAAGGTTATAAAGGGCACCAGACCTGATCCTAAGACGGTAGGGCTTTGAGTCCCCGATGGAGTATATGTAAAAGCCCAACTCTCCCCTTGGGTTTTCCCCGCTAACATAAACCTCTCCCTTAGGAGCCTTCTCTCCATGCACCACTATCCTGAAGTTTTTAACCATGCTCTCTAAGTTCCTGAACACTTCCTCCTTGGGTGCCATAACTGCGGGATGCTCTTTGTTTATGTAGGGGGCACTCTTTGGAAGTTTCTCCAGCTTGCTTACGCACTGTTCTACAATTCGTAGGCTCTGAACCATCTCCTCCATACGCACCAAGTATCTGTCATATACATCTCCCACCTCTCCCACGGGCACATCAAACTCCACCTCGTCGTAAGCTGCGTAAGGCTCAAGCTTTCTTATGTCGTAGGGCACACCAGAACCTCTGGCAACTGGTCCTGTCAAACCGTAGTTAAAAACATCCTCCTTGGTGATCACTCCCACATCCTTGGTCCTTCTGAGCCATATTCTGTTCCTTGTAAGAAGCTGATGGTATTCCTTTAACCTTTGAGGAAAATCTTTGATAAAAGCCTTCACCACATCCAGCGTTCCTTCCGCCAAGTCATAATGGACTCCACCTATTCTCAAAAAGGCGGAAGTTAGCCTGTAGCCCGCGTTTCCTTCTATGATGTCCATGATCTTTTCCCTTTCCCTAAAGGCATACAAAAAGACCGTCAGCGCCCCAAGGTCCAACGCACCCGTGCCAAGCCAAAGGAGGTGTGAGTTTATCCTCTGCAGTTCTGCAAACATAGTCCTTATATACCTTGCCTTTTCGGGCACATCCACACCCAAGAGCTTTTCTACTGCGCTCACATAAGCCAGCTCGTTGCAGATGGCGGATATGTAATCCATACGGTCTGTGTATGGCAGAAACTGAAAGTAGTAGAGATTCTCTGCGATCTTCTCCATTCCCCGATGAAGCTGTCCCAATATCACATCACACTGAACTACATTCTCTCCATCCAAGTCAAACAAAAACCATATGGTACCGTGGGTTCCCGGGTGCAGGGGTCCCCAGTTTAAAACAAGCTGTGCTTTTTTCTGAAGTCTTGCCTTTTCTGTTCTTTCTAAGTCCTCAAGGGTGGCAATCCGGGTATGCAGCAGCTCATAGTCATGACTGGGTGGGTCTGTCCTTCCGTGCATAAGCTCCGTAAGAGAAGGCAGTTCTACTTCGGGAATACCTTCCAGAGGAAAATCCTTTCGGAGAGGAAAGTAAGGGTAACCCTCCCACATGAACATGCGCCGGAGGTTCTCGTGTCCTTCAAACTCCACACCAAACATATCGTACGCTTCCCTTTCTGCCCACTTGGCGCATGCCCATAAGTTCTGAACGGAGGGCAACTTTCCATCCTTTGCCCAGGTTTTTACGATTACCCTCTCGTTCTCATCGGGGTTGTAGAGTATGTATACTCCCTGAAAACGTTCCTTTCTATCGGGGAAATCTATGCAGAAAAGGTCTATAAAGTGCCTGTAGCCCTCTTTGTTTTTGAGAAAGCTAAGAAACTCCAAAAGCTTTTCCTTTTTCACATGTAGGTTAGTGGTATGTTCAGTGTGTTCTACCTCTACATCCTTGAACTCTTGCTTGATCCTATCTGCGGAAACCTTGTTCATCCAGGGCATAATAGCACCTCAAACTTGGACTTCGGTAGGGATAAGCCCCTGTCTTTGTATCTCTCTGTTGAACTCCTCAAAGGCTTTGTCATACTTTTTAACGCCCATCTGTTTTATCTTCTTTTGAAGCTGAAGTATGCCGTATATGAGCCCCTGCGGATGTGGAGGACAACCTGGTATATAAACATCCACCGGGATTATCCTATCCACTCCCTGAAGGGTTGAATATGTGGGGAATGGTCCCCCCGCAGACGCGCAACCTCCCATGGATATACACCACTTTGGGTCTGGCATCTGTTCCCATATGAGCTTTAGCATGGGCGCCACCTTATTAACAACTGTACCCGCCACTATCAGCAGGTCCGCCTGCCTTGGAGAAGCCCTAAATATAACTCCCAATCTATCTAAATCAAAGCGAGAGGCGGCAGTGTGCATCATCTCTATAGCACAGCAGGCAAGCCCTATGGTTACAGGCCAAAGGGCGTTTCTCCTTCCCCAGCTCAAAAGTTCATCCACCGTAGTCAAAACAAAACCGTTTGAGTTCAAGCTCGCCATAATTGCACCTCCTTGGGACTTAAAATTATAACCTACGCCCTTGGCTTTTCAAGTTCAGTCTTGCACAATGAAACCATAAAGATTGTAGTTTCTTAGTCTTTCAATCTGAGCCTCTGCCTCTGCCCTGCTCTTAAAACTTCCATATAGAACCCTGTATATTCCGAGCTGTTCCACTATCATTAGGTCCTTTATACCCAATTCCTTCTCTATTTTTTCCTTCCATGCCTTAGCACTCTCCTCCGAGGAAAAGGCACCCAGTTGGATCCTAAAGACACGCTCCTTTTGGGCTTCTGCAGGTTTATTCTCCGTTTTCCTTTCGGGCTTTATCATTTCTGGCTCTGTTTGGTTAGTTAATTTTTCCTTACTGATTGGCTCTTCTTTTGGAGGTAACTCTTGGATTTTTTCCTCCACCTTGGGTTTCTCCCTCTCCTTTTGGGTAGAAGCCGTTTTCCTGCTTATTAATCTCTCCTGCTCTTTGACCAATATCTGATTGAGCAATTCGTATGCCTTAGCTTTTTGACTGGCATCCGCCTGTTTGTTTTCTATTAGCCTCTTTATGAAAAGCTTTGCATTCTCGTAATCCTCTGTATAAAACAGAAGCCTCGCCATACTTAGTTCTATTTGAGGTGTATTTATACCGTTGTTAAGAAGGTTTCTATACACATCAAGGGCAGACCTATAGTCTCCCATCTCTTCGTAGGCATTCGCCAACTCTAACTGTGCCTCAAAGAACGTAGGGTTGTATGCAGTTGCCTTTCTTAAATTCTCCAAGTATAGGTTCTGGTTATCAAGGGCTTTGTATATCCTTGCCAAATAGTAAAAGGCTATGTGTTTGTGAGGAAAGGCTTCATCTGCAAGGGCTGTTCTTATTTCTCTCAAGGCCTTCTCATAGTCTTTTTTTCTAAAATACATCACCCCTAAGTTAAGCCTTGCTTCAGTGAATTTTTTATCCACCTCAAGGGCTCTCTTAAAGACAGACTCCGCCTTCTCATATTCAAAAACCTCCATGTAGGCAATGCCTAAAGCGTTCCAGACCTTTGGCTCATTTGGCGCCTTCTGAGTGGCTATGAAAAAGTTCGCTATTGCCTCTGAGTAGTTTTTTGCAGATAGGGCAGACATGCCAAGGTCATAGTAGTAAAGCCAGTCTTTAACCTGCCCTTCCTTTGTGGTGGGTGCGCAGGAGAGAAAAAAGACAAACCAGATAAGGATTAACAAAAACCTCATTGCTTGATTATGGCACCGCCAAAGGTGGCCTTCAACTTAGCTAAAACCTTCTTTGGATCATCAGTCTTTACCCTTACTCTCACCTTATAAAAATTATCCTCGTTCACAATTTCACCCCTGTAGCCCATGCTTTTAGCCTTCTCTAAGGCTCTGTCTGCATTTTCTTTTGAGCTAAAGGCTCCTATCTGTATAACATACTCTTTAACCTCTCCCTTTGGTTTTTCCGCTTGCTTTTCCCGTTTAGCTACTTCCTCCCGAGTTTCCTGCTTTTGAGCTGTTAAGTTTTTTCTCTCTTGGGTTTTCTGAACTTCTTTGGTTTTCTCTTCTTGTATCTTTTGAGCTATTAAGTCTTCCTTCTGTTTTTGTGGTTCAGGTGGAGGAGTTTGCTTTTTCTCCTCTACCTTTGCCTCCTCCTTGGGTTTTCCCTCTTGTTGTGGAGAAGCTGGCTGTGGAGGAGTGGGTTTTACTACCACAGGTGGTGGTGCACTCTCTGGTTTGCTCTCAAGCCATTTATTCAAGCCTACATAGAAGAATATCAAAGCTATTAGAGTTCCCAACAGGATCAATAGCCTTTCTCTTCTCATCTTTCCCTCCTTCTACATGCGCTCTGGTGCATTCACTCCTATTAAGTTTAAACCAACCTTCAAGCCAATCTCAACACCTTTCAAAAGAGATAGCCTACACATCATAACACTTTTATCTTCTACCATTACCCTGTGATGATTGTAATAATTATGAAATAGCTTAGCGATTTCTAAAAGGTCATAGACGATTAGGTGGGGGGAAAGGTTGAGCACCGCATCCTTAAGGGTGTCTTTAAAGAAGAGAAGTTTTTTCATAAGCTCTAGACCTTGCTGATCTTTCATGTGATTTACGTATTCTGTTAAACTCTCTTTATCTGGATCTACGCCAAACCTCTGGCGCACTTCCCTGAAAACTCCCCTAACGCGGGCGTGGGCATACTGCACATAAAAGACGGGGTTTTCTGCGGTGTTTTGTTTAACAAGGTCTATATCAAAATCAAGGGGTGTGTCGGAGCGCTTTGTTAGAAAGATGAACCTAACTGCATCAACGCCAACCTCTTCCAAAAGCTCCCTAAGGGTTATAAACTCACCGGTTCTCTTTGACATCCTAATTTCCTTTCCACCGGAGAACAGCCTTACCATCTGCACAAATTCCACCTTTAGCCAATCTTCCGGTATGCCAAGGGCTTTTAGGGCTCCCTTCAATCTTGGGAGATAGCCCCAGTGGTCTGCTCCCCATAGGTTTATAACTTCTTCAAAACCTCGCTCGTACTTGTAATAATGGTAGGCTATATCTCCCGCAAAGTAGGTGGGAGTGCCATCGGACCTTACCAGAACCCTGTCCTTGTCATCGCCAAAGTTTGAACTCTTGAACCAAAGGGCACCATCTTGGGCGTAGGTATAACCCTTCTTTTCCAAGAGCTTTATGACCTTTTCCACAAGCCCCCTCTGGTGGAGGCTCTTTTCGCTGACCCAAAGGTCAAATTCTACGCCCATAAAGGCAAGGGTTTCTTTTATATCCTCCAACATCCTTTTTACGCCATACTCACCTAACTTCTCTATTGCCTGTTCCTTCTCCCAGCCCAACACCTCTTCTCCAAAGAAGGCTTTAACATCCTTGGCAAGCTCTTTGACGTAATTCCCCTTGTAGCCCTCTTCTTCAAACTTCTGCTTTAATTCTTGGTCCTCTTTACCAAAGAGCTCATAAACCCTGTAGAGGATAGAAAGTCCAAAGAGATATACCTGGTAGCCTGCGTCGTTTATGTAGTATTCCCTCACCACATCATAGCCAAAAGCCTTTAGAAGCCTGTATAGGGCGTCTCCCACCACCGCACCCCTGCCATGTCCCAGATGCAAGGGTCCCGTAGGGTTGGCACTAACAAACTCAATCTGCAACCTTTTACCCTTTCCTATGTCTTCAAAGTAGTAGTTGGAAGCAAGGCTCAAAAGTTCCCTAAAGCTCTCTTTTATCCGACCTTCCGAGAAGCGAAAGTTTATGAATCCCCTCAGTGGTTCCGCCTGAAAATCTTCGTTGCTTAGTTCCTTTGCAATTTCCTCTGCGAGGAGATGGGGTGGTTTTTTAAGGTGTTTTGATAGTAAAAAGCAAACATTTGTAGCAAGGTCTCCAAGATGGCGGTCCTTTGGCTCTTCTATGGTGTAGTTCAAGCCTTCAAGGGAATACTTTTCTCTGAGGAGGGTTTCCAGCTTTTCTTTTATAAGCTCTTTCATAAATGCTATAGTATAATCAATATTCGTGAAGGTTTTGATAGTTGGAAACGGAGGAAGAGAGCACGCCCTCTATTGGAAAATCAACCAAAGCCCTTTGGTTAAAGAGGTCTTTGTGGCAAAGGGAAACGGGGGTATTAAGGGAAAGAGGGTTCCCATAGACCCAACCAACGTTAAAGAGCTTGCGGACTTTGCCCAAAGGGAAGGCATAGACTTTACGGTGGTAGGTCCTGAAGCACCCCTCGTAGAGGGCATTGTGGATGAGTTTGAAAGCAGAGGACTAAAGATCTTTGGACCCTCCCAAAGGGCATCCATGCTGGAAGGTAGCAAGGTCTTTGCCAAAAGGTTTATGCTAAAGCATGGCATTCCCACCGCGAACTTTGAGGTCTTTGAGGACCCAGACAAGGCAAAGAGGTTTGTAAAGGATTTTGGTGTTCCTCTGGTGATAAAGGCGGACGGGCTTGCCGGTGGAAAGGGTGCGGTGATCTGTAAAACCGAGCAGTCTGCTTTGGAGACTATAGACCTGTTTATGAACAGGGGCATCTTAGGTCCCGCGGGCAAAAGGGTAGTTATAGAGGAGTTTTTGGAAGGAGAAGAGGCGTCTTACATAGTTATGGTAAATGGTACCGAGTACGTTCCACTTCCCACCTCTCAGGACCACAAAAGGCTCTTGGACGGAGACAAAGGACCCAACACGGGCGGAATGGGGGCATATTCACCCAATCCCTTCGTGGATGCAGAAACTGAAAAGGCAATAAGGGAGCTGATCATTGAAAGGACCTTAAAAGCCCTTGCCCAGGAGGGGATATACTACAGGGGCTTTTTGTACGCGGGCTTGATGCTAACCTCAAGGGGACCCATGGTTTTGGAGTTCAACGTAAGGCTCGGAGACCCAGAGGCACAGCCCCTCCTGATGAGAATAAAGGGGGACTTTTTGGAAAAGCTTTTAGACTTTTACGAAGGCAAAAAGGTAAGCTTGGACATAGACGAAAGGTGTTCCCTGTGTGTGGTGTTAGCAAGCAAAGGCTACCCAGAAAAGCCAGAGGTGGGCAAAGAGATACACGGTCTTGAGGACATCAAAGATGAGGATGTGATAATCTTCCACGCGGGCACGGAGCTAAAGGATGGAAAGCTCATCACTACGGGCGGAAGGGTTCTCAACGTCTGTGCGTGGGGCAACAGCTTAAAAGAGGCGAAGGAAAAGGCATACAAGGCGGTGGAAAAAATACACTTTGAGGGCATGCACTACAGAAAGGACATAGGAGACAGGGCTCTTAAGTTCTTTTAAAAACCTTATAAACTGCGGAGAAGTCCAAGTCTTTTAGTCCCATAGCCCTTGCCAAGCCGTAAGCTTCCTTTACATTCTGCAAGCTAAAAGTAAAGGCGTTTAGATCTTTTACCAGATCTTGGGCATAGTGAAGGTCTTTGTATATCAAATCCACGGAAAAGTGGGTGGAAAAGTCCTCTTCTAAGAGCTTTTTCTTTTTCACGTCAAGGATGTAGGACTTGCCCGCACCGTCGTTGAGAATGTTTATAATCAGTTCTTTGTCAAAGCCTGCCCTCTCACCCAAAGCTATGGCGGACGCCAAAATTTCCATAAAACCACCCAAAACTATGTTGTTTATAAGTTTTAGCTTTGTGGCATTGCCCACCTCTCCCACATAGTAGATAGCCCGGCAGAACTTTTCAAAAAGACCTTTGTGCTCTTCAAACTTCTCCTTTTCTCCGGCAACCAGTATGGTTAGCTCTCCCTTTTGGGCGGGGATCACGCTCCCAAGCACGGGGGCATCCAGATAATACGCACCCAGTTTTTTTAACTCTTGGTATGCAAACTCCACATATCTGTAATGGTTGGTGGTCATGTCTATGATGGTCTTCCCCTTTATGTCTCCCTGCACTAAGCCTTCCTTCCCAAAGATCACCTCTTCGCTTGCCTGTGAATCAAAGACCATAACAAAGATGGTATTTACCTTTTTGCTAAGTTCTGCTGGACTTTGGGCAATCTCCACACCCAAGTCCAAAGCCTTCTCTTTTGTTCTGTTCCAAACCACAAGGGGAACGCCCTGATCTATTAACCTTTTGGCTATTGTCTTTCCAAGGCTTCCAAGACCTATAAAACCCACACTCATGGTATAAGATTTTAATCTGATGGAACTCAAAGAAAAGAGCATAATCAAGGGAGACTTTTTCCCTGAGCTGGTGGAGTTAATAAAGAAAAAATGCGTAAGCTGATCGTTATTCCATCAAGGCTTGGCTCTTCAAGACTTAAGGAAAAGCCACTGCAGGTTATAAAGGGAAAACCGCTTATAAGGTGGGTGGTGGAAGGCTGTTTGAGAACTGGGGAGGATGTTATCCTTGCGGTGGATAGTGAAAAGATTGCAGAGGTGGTAAAGGACCTACCCGTTAAGGTAGTTTTCACTCCATCGGACATACCCTCCGGGAGCGACCGGGTTGCCCATGTGGTTAAAGACCTGGACGTGGATTTTGTTATAAACTACCAGGGGGATGAGCCCTTTGTCTATAAAGAAGATGTTCAAAGGCTATTTTTAGCCCTTGAAGAGAGCCCCGTGGCGACTTTGGCAGTTAGGGACCCGGACGCCTACAGGGACACATCCTCCGTGAAGGTGGTTCTGGACAAAGACCAATACGCCCTCTACTTTTCAAGGAGCCCTATTCCCTACCTAAAGCAGGAGGACAGCTTTTATCCTCTCAAGCATGTGGGCATATACGCCTTCAGAAAGGATGTTTTGATGGATTTTGTGCGCTGGCAACCTTCCCATTTGGAAAGGCTTGAGTCCCTTGAACAGCTCCGCCTCTTGGAGAATGGAATAAAGATAAAGGTCCTCCTCAGCCAAAATTACTATCACGGTGTAGATACAGAGGAGGACCTAAAGCTTGTGGAAGAAAAGCTCACTTTTTACCTTTCACGTACTGCTCCCAATTCTCCGGAGTGAAAGGAGAGAGTTCCCTTAAGAGCTTTACTGTCTTGGGAAACTCCTCCGCCACATAATCTACGTCCTCTTCTGTGTTGTCCCTTCCAAAGCTAAAGACCAGGGAACCGTTGGCAACCTCTTTGGGAACTCCTATGGCAAAGAGCACGTGGGACTGCTTAAGCGCCAAAGATACGCACGCGGAACCGGAGGCGGTTTCCACTCCCATTAGGTCTAACCTTAAAAGCATTGCCTCTCCCTCTATGAGATGAACGATCAGGGAAAGGTGATGGGGCAGTCTTTGGGTGGGATGTCCTGTGAATTCTATGTAATCAAGCTTCTCTTCAATGGCTTTTTTGAGCTTGTCTCTGTAGTAAGAGAGCCTTGTCATTCTGTCCTCAAGCTCCTTCATGGCTAACTCTGCCGCTGCACCAAAGCCCACAATGCCCGGCACATTCTCGGTGCCAGCCCGGACTCCCCTCTCTTGGGTGCCACCCTCTATCAGAGGTCTGACCTTTACACCCTTCCTAGTCCATAGGGCACCCACACCCTTTGGTCCATACATGAGATGGGCAGTAAAGGACGCCGCATCCACGCCCCAGTCCTGCAGGTCCACCGGGTAATGTCCCAAGGTAGGACATGCATCCGTATGGAATATTACCTTAGGGTTCTTTTCCTTTGCAGCCTTTACAAGCTCCTTTATGTTCTGGATGGTGCCGATCTCTCTGTTGGAGTGTCCTATGCTAACTAAAACCGTGTCGTTTCTTACTGCTTCCCTCACCTGGTCTGGATGGATGAGCCCATACTTATCCGGCTTTAGATAAGTTACCTCCCATCCTTCCCTTTCCAAGGTCTTCAGTGGGTGAAGGACGGAGTGGTGCTCTATCTCGGTGGAGACTATGTGCCTTCCCTTCTTTTCGTATGCCTTGGCTATGCCCTTTATTGCCAAGTTGTTGGCTTCTATACCACCAGAGGTAAAGATGATCTCCTCTGGGGAGTTTGCATTTATAAGTTGGGCGACCTTTTCCCTTGCGTTATTTATAGCCTTTTTGGCAACTTGCCCAAAGCTGTGCAAAGAGGTAGGATTGCCAAAGTGTTCCCTAAAGTAGGGTAGCATTGCTTCTATAACCTCTTGGGCTACGGGCGTTGTGGCTATATGGTCCAAATAAACAACCCTTTTGCCAAGCTTTTTTATAAACATGTCTTACCTCCTTTCAAGTTCTTGGCTAATTATTTTTGCTATGTTTAAAAAGGCTTTTGCGGACGCAGATTCTGGATAGCTCTCTACCACTGGCACTCCCGTGTCGGAGGTTTCCGAAACCTCCGGCTCTATGGGGATAGAACCTAAAACGTTCAGGCCGTAGGCTTGGGCAAAACCAAGCACCCTTCCCTTTCCAAAAATGTAGTATTTGTTGCCAGTTTCTGGGCATACAAAGTATGCCATG encodes the following:
- the nuoD gene encoding NADH dehydrogenase (quinone) subunit D, with product MPWMNKVSADRIKQEFKDVEVEHTEHTTNLHVKKEKLLEFLSFLKNKEGYRHFIDLFCIDFPDRKERFQGVYILYNPDENERVIVKTWAKDGKLPSVQNLWACAKWAEREAYDMFGVEFEGHENLRRMFMWEGYPYFPLRKDFPLEGIPEVELPSLTELMHGRTDPPSHDYELLHTRIATLEDLERTEKARLQKKAQLVLNWGPLHPGTHGTIWFLFDLDGENVVQCDVILGQLHRGMEKIAENLYYFQFLPYTDRMDYISAICNELAYVSAVEKLLGVDVPEKARYIRTMFAELQRINSHLLWLGTGALDLGALTVFLYAFREREKIMDIIEGNAGYRLTSAFLRIGGVHYDLAEGTLDVVKAFIKDFPQRLKEYHQLLTRNRIWLRRTKDVGVITKEDVFNYGLTGPVARGSGVPYDIRKLEPYAAYDEVEFDVPVGEVGDVYDRYLVRMEEMVQSLRIVEQCVSKLEKLPKSAPYINKEHPAVMAPKEEVFRNLESMVKNFRIVVHGEKAPKGEVYVSGENPRGELGFYIYSIGDSKPYRLRIRSGALYNLSIFPKLIEGRTIADAIALLGSLDPVVGETDR
- a CDS encoding NuoB/complex I 20 kDa subunit family protein gives rise to the protein MASLNSNGFVLTTVDELLSWGRRNALWPVTIGLACCAIEMMHTAASRFDLDRLGVIFRASPRQADLLIVAGTVVNKVAPMLKLIWEQMPDPKWCISMGGCASAGGPFPTYSTLQGVDRIIPVDVYIPGCPPHPQGLIYGILQLQKKIKQMGVKKYDKAFEEFNREIQRQGLIPTEVQV
- the argS gene encoding arginine--tRNA ligase — translated: MKELIKEKLETLLREKYSLEGLNYTIEEPKDRHLGDLATNVCFLLSKHLKKPPHLLAEEIAKELSNEDFQAEPLRGFINFRFSEGRIKESFRELLSLASNYYFEDIGKGKRLQIEFVSANPTGPLHLGHGRGAVVGDALYRLLKAFGYDVVREYYINDAGYQVYLFGLSILYRVYELFGKEDQELKQKFEEEGYKGNYVKELAKDVKAFFGEEVLGWEKEQAIEKLGEYGVKRMLEDIKETLAFMGVEFDLWVSEKSLHQRGLVEKVIKLLEKKGYTYAQDGALWFKSSNFGDDKDRVLVRSDGTPTYFAGDIAYHYYKYERGFEEVINLWGADHWGYLPRLKGALKALGIPEDWLKVEFVQMVRLFSGGKEIRMSKRTGEFITLRELLEEVGVDAVRFIFLTKRSDTPLDFDIDLVKQNTAENPVFYVQYAHARVRGVFREVRQRFGVDPDKESLTEYVNHMKDQQGLELMKKLLFFKDTLKDAVLNLSPHLIVYDLLEIAKLFHNYYNHHRVMVEDKSVMMCRLSLLKGVEIGLKVGLNLIGVNAPERM
- a CDS encoding cysteine desulfurase family protein encodes the protein MFIKKLGKRVVYLDHIATTPVAQEVIEAMLPYFREHFGNPTSLHSFGQVAKKAINNAREKVAQLINANSPEEIIFTSGGIEANNLAIKGIAKAYEKKGRHIVSTEIEHHSVLHPLKTLEREGWEVTYLKPDKYGLIHPDQVREAVRNDTVLVSIGHSNREIGTIQNIKELVKAAKEKNPKVIFHTDACPTLGHYPVDLQDWGVDAASFTAHLMYGPKGVGALWTRKGVKVRPLIEGGTQERGVRAGTENVPGIVGFGAAAELAMKELEDRMTRLSYYRDKLKKAIEEKLDYIEFTGHPTQRLPHHLSLIVHLIEGEAMLLRLDLMGVETASGSACVSLALKQSHVLFAIGVPKEVANGSLVFSFGRDNTEEDVDYVAEEFPKTVKLLRELSPFTPENWEQYVKGKK
- the kdsB gene encoding 3-deoxy-manno-octulosonate cytidylyltransferase; amino-acid sequence: MRKLIVIPSRLGSSRLKEKPLQVIKGKPLIRWVVEGCLRTGEDVILAVDSEKIAEVVKDLPVKVVFTPSDIPSGSDRVAHVVKDLDVDFVINYQGDEPFVYKEDVQRLFLALEESPVATLAVRDPDAYRDTSSVKVVLDKDQYALYFSRSPIPYLKQEDSFYPLKHVGIYAFRKDVLMDFVRWQPSHLERLESLEQLRLLENGIKIKVLLSQNYYHGVDTEEDLKLVEEKLTFYLSRTAPNSPE
- a CDS encoding SPOR domain-containing protein, whose translation is MRFLLILIWFVFFLSCAPTTKEGQVKDWLYYYDLGMSALSAKNYSEAIANFFIATQKAPNEPKVWNALGIAYMEVFEYEKAESVFKRALEVDKKFTEARLNLGVMYFRKKDYEKALREIRTALADEAFPHKHIAFYYLARIYKALDNQNLYLENLRKATAYNPTFFEAQLELANAYEEMGDYRSALDVYRNLLNNGINTPQIELSMARLLFYTEDYENAKLFIKRLIENKQADASQKAKAYELLNQILVKEQERLISRKTASTQKEREKPKVEEKIQELPPKEEPISKEKLTNQTEPEMIKPERKTENKPAEAQKERVFRIQLGAFSSEESAKAWKEKIEKELGIKDLMIVEQLGIYRVLYGSFKSRAEAEAQIERLRNYNLYGFIVQD
- a CDS encoding NAD(P)-dependent oxidoreductase is translated as MSVGFIGLGSLGKTIAKRLIDQGVPLVVWNRTKEKALDLGVEIAQSPAELSKKVNTIFVMVFDSQASEEVIFGKEGLVQGDIKGKTIIDMTTNHYRYVEFAYQELKKLGAYYLDAPVLGSVIPAQKGELTILVAGEKEKFEEHKGLFEKFCRAIYYVGEVGNATKLKLINNIVLGGFMEILASAIALGERAGFDKELIINILNDGAGKSYILDVKKKKLLEEDFSTHFSVDLIYKDLHYAQDLVKDLNAFTFSLQNVKEAYGLARAMGLKDLDFSAVYKVFKRT
- the nuoH gene encoding NADH-quinone oxidoreductase subunit NuoH, coding for MTEFWVSLLITVIKVLVVLGVFLGVGAYLTWFERKLAGHIQARLGPKLVGPFGLLQPLADGLKLLTKESIVPAGADRVVYYLAVILALVPALMLFAVIPFGPSFKLFGVEVKPIVADVNIAVLLVFAFGSLLVYGTIFSGWASNSKYAFIGSLRKAAVIIGYEVVLGFSVLGVILVAGTMSTTGIVQAQIERGVWFIVYQPVAFVLYLFCMLAESGRVPFDIQEAEAELVTGYHVEYGGMRFGVFPLAEWYLNVMALSAIAVVLFLGGWSGPHIFGPLSPYLWFLIKMFGLVFFVLWLHWTLPRFQAKDITEIGWKIMLPLAILNVVITAFVYYFV
- the purD gene encoding phosphoribosylamine--glycine ligase, with amino-acid sequence MKVLIVGNGGREHALYWKINQSPLVKEVFVAKGNGGIKGKRVPIDPTNVKELADFAQREGIDFTVVGPEAPLVEGIVDEFESRGLKIFGPSQRASMLEGSKVFAKRFMLKHGIPTANFEVFEDPDKAKRFVKDFGVPLVIKADGLAGGKGAVICKTEQSALETIDLFMNRGILGPAGKRVVIEEFLEGEEASYIVMVNGTEYVPLPTSQDHKRLLDGDKGPNTGGMGAYSPNPFVDAETEKAIRELIIERTLKALAQEGIYYRGFLYAGLMLTSRGPMVLEFNVRLGDPEAQPLLMRIKGDFLEKLLDFYEGKKVSLDIDERCSLCVVLASKGYPEKPEVGKEIHGLEDIKDEDVIIFHAGTELKDGKLITTGGRVLNVCAWGNSLKEAKEKAYKAVEKIHFEGMHYRKDIGDRALKFF
- a CDS encoding SPOR domain-containing protein; its protein translation is MRRERLLILLGTLIALIFFYVGLNKWLESKPESAPPPVVVKPTPPQPASPQQEGKPKEEAKVEEKKQTPPPEPQKQKEDLIAQKIQEEKTKEVQKTQERKNLTAQKQETREEVAKREKQAEKPKGEVKEYVIQIGAFSSKENADRALEKAKSMGYRGEIVNEDNFYKVRVRVKTDDPKKVLAKLKATFGGAIIKQ